The stretch of DNA TGACGGGGCTGAGCGTCACGCCGGTGGCCTGCTCGATCTTCTCGGTGGCGGAGCCGCACGGCACCTGCGGGGCGCAGACGACGACCTTCAGATCGGGCCGGGCGAGGTCGGCGAACGACCTGATGCCGGCCGGGTTGCCGGGCGGCGTGACGATCTCCAGCACGTTGGTGGCGAACACGGTGGACCCACCGTCGACGAGCCCGGCGTCGGACACGGTCTTCATCGTGGACGTGTTGGCCGCGGCGAACAGGTCGGCCGGGCCGCCGTTGACGATCTGCTGCGCCAGGTCCGAGGACGCGCCGAAGTTGTACACCACGTCGACACCGGGGTGGGCCTGCTCGAACCGCGGCTCCAGTTGGCTGAACACCTCGGTGAGCGACGCGGCCGCGAACACGGTGAGCTCGCGCTGCTCCGGTCCGGGCGGCGCGGACGCCCCCTCGCCGCCCGTCCCGCCCGCGCAGCCTGCGAGCAGCACCGCCAGTGCGACCGCTGCCGCCGTCCGGAGCTTCACGAGGTCGCTCCCGGGGTCTCGACGACCACCGTCGTCGACTTGATCACGGCCACGGCGAGCGCGCCGGGCTCGAGGCCCATCTCGCGCACCGCCTCGCTGGACATGAGCGAGACGATCCGGTGCGGGCCGCACTGCATCTCCACCTGCGCCATCACCCGGTCGGTCACCACCGAGGTGACGAGGCCGACCAGCCGGTTGCGCGCCGAGCTCTGCACGTCGGACGGGTCCGGCGGCGCGGTCGCGTGCTCCCGGGCGAACGCGGCGAGCGCGGCGCCGTCGATGACCTTGCGGTTCGACGCGTCGGCCTGCACGGGCAAGGTGCCCGCGTCGACCCAGCGTCGCACGGTGTCATCGCTGACTCCGAGCAACCGGGCGGCGTCGGCAATCCTGAACTGCGGCACGATCAGAACAGTAGTTCCGCAGATGCGACTACGGCCAGTGCGGGGCCATCCTGTGGTTGGGTGCGGTCGTGGACTTCGAACCCAGCACCGCCGCTGCCGACCACACGAAGCGGATGCGCGCGTTCCTCGACGAGAAGGTCCTGCCGGCCGAGGCCGGGTACGAGTCCTTCCGGGCCGAGCGCCGGGGCACCCCGCAGGAGTGGGACCTGCCGCCCGTCGTCGAGGAGCTGAAGACCGAGGCGCGCGGCCGCGGGCTGTGGAACCTCTTCCTGCCGAGCATCTCGGGGCTGTCCAACCTCGACTACGCCCCGGTCGCGGAGGTATCGGGCTGGTCCCCGACGATCGCGCCGGAGGCCATCAACTGCCAGGCCCCCGACACCGGGAACATGGAGACGCTGCACCTGTTCGGCACGCCCGAGCAGAAGGAACAGTGGCTCGAGCCGCTGCTGGAGGGCGAGATCCGTTCGGCGTTCGCGATGACGGAGCCCGACGTCGCGTCCTCGGACGCGACGAACATCCAGACCCGCATCCGCCGCGACGGCGACGAGTACGTGATCACCGGACGCAAGTGGTGGATCTCCGGCTCCGCCGACCCGCGCTGCAAGATCTTCATCGTCATGGGCAAGACCGACCCCGAGGCGGCCAAGCACCGGCAGCAGTCGATGGTGCTCGTGCCGCGCGACACCCCCGGTCTCGAGATCAAGCGGCACCTCCCGACGTTCGGCTACCAGGACCAGCACGGGCACTCCGAGCTGGAGTTCCACGACGTGCGCGTGCCGGCATCCAACCTGCTCGGCGAGGAGGGCGGCGGCTTCGCGATCGCCCAGGCCCGGCTCGGCCCCGGCCGCATCCACCACTGCATGCGCCTGATCGGCATGGCCGAGCGCGCGATCGACCTCATGGTGCGCCGCGCCCGCTCCCGCACGGCGTTCGGCAGGCCGCTCGCCGACCAGGGCGTGGTGCGCGAGCAGATCGCCCACTCGCGGATCGAGGTCGAGCAGGCCCGGCTGCTCGTCCTCAAGACGGCGTGGCTCATCGACCGGTACGGCTCGAAGGGCGCGGCCACCGAGATCGCCGCGATCAAGGCCCTCTGCCCCCGCATGGCGTGCGGGGTGATCGACCGCGCCATGCAGGTGCACGGCGGCGCGGGCATGAGCGACGACGTGCCGCTGGCCTCCTTCTACGTCTGGGCCCGCGCCCTGCGCTTCGCCGACGGGCCCGACGAGGTCCACCTGCGCACGGTCGCCCGCCAGGAGCTGGGCCGCCACGACTGAACCCCCCGCGAGTCGCGGTCCCCGTGCGCGCGA from Pseudonocardia cypriaca encodes:
- a CDS encoding TOBE domain-containing protein; the protein is MPQFRIADAARLLGVSDDTVRRWVDAGTLPVQADASNRKVIDGAALAAFAREHATAPPDPSDVQSSARNRLVGLVTSVVTDRVMAQVEMQCGPHRIVSLMSSEAVREMGLEPGALAVAVIKSTTVVVETPGATS
- the modA gene encoding molybdate ABC transporter substrate-binding protein, whose translation is MKLRTAAAVALAVLLAGCAGGTGGEGASAPPGPEQRELTVFAAASLTEVFSQLEPRFEQAHPGVDVVYNFGASSDLAQQIVNGGPADLFAAANTSTMKTVSDAGLVDGGSTVFATNVLEIVTPPGNPAGIRSFADLARPDLKVVVCAPQVPCGSATEKIEQATGVTLSPVSEEPDVKSTLGKVTTGNADAGLVYATDVRAAGDDVQGIEFPESAQAVNSYPMAVVAEAPNADLARAFEELVTGPDGRAALESAGFGGP
- a CDS encoding acyl-CoA dehydrogenase family protein, which produces MDFEPSTAAADHTKRMRAFLDEKVLPAEAGYESFRAERRGTPQEWDLPPVVEELKTEARGRGLWNLFLPSISGLSNLDYAPVAEVSGWSPTIAPEAINCQAPDTGNMETLHLFGTPEQKEQWLEPLLEGEIRSAFAMTEPDVASSDATNIQTRIRRDGDEYVITGRKWWISGSADPRCKIFIVMGKTDPEAAKHRQQSMVLVPRDTPGLEIKRHLPTFGYQDQHGHSELEFHDVRVPASNLLGEEGGGFAIAQARLGPGRIHHCMRLIGMAERAIDLMVRRARSRTAFGRPLADQGVVREQIAHSRIEVEQARLLVLKTAWLIDRYGSKGAATEIAAIKALCPRMACGVIDRAMQVHGGAGMSDDVPLASFYVWARALRFADGPDEVHLRTVARQELGRHD